From one Streptomyces sp. ICC1 genomic stretch:
- a CDS encoding flavin reductase family protein translates to MERLTGPAAVDPAAFREVLGAFASGITVVAALAEDGRPAGLACQSFASLSLDPPLVLLCVGKGSSSWPKVRAAGRFGVSILAEEQRAVCEALGRRGEDKFAGVDWELSAHGAVRVKGALATVDCALEEVHEAGDHHLVTARVLELSARDGGSPLLYYRSDYATGAFG, encoded by the coding sequence GTGGAACGGCTGACCGGGCCCGCCGCGGTGGACCCCGCCGCCTTCCGCGAGGTCCTCGGAGCCTTCGCCTCCGGCATCACCGTCGTCGCCGCCCTCGCGGAAGACGGCCGCCCCGCGGGCCTGGCCTGCCAGTCCTTCGCCTCCCTGTCCCTGGACCCGCCGCTGGTCCTGCTCTGCGTCGGCAAGGGCTCCTCCAGCTGGCCCAAGGTCCGCGCCGCCGGCCGGTTCGGCGTCAGCATCCTCGCCGAGGAGCAGCGCGCGGTGTGCGAAGCCCTCGGCCGGCGCGGCGAGGACAAGTTCGCCGGAGTCGACTGGGAGCTCTCCGCCCACGGAGCCGTCCGCGTCAAGGGCGCCCTCGCCACCGTCGACTGCGCCCTCGAAGAGGTCCACGAGGCGGGCGACCACCACCTCGTCACCGCCCGGGTCCTCGAACTGAGCGCCCGCGACGGCGGATCACCCCTGCTGTACTACCGCAGCGACTACGCCACGGGAGCCTTCGGATGA
- a CDS encoding FAD-dependent oxidoreductase, with amino-acid sequence MTSEYAYDVVVVGSGAAGFAAAVTARLRGLSVLVVEKTDKYGGSTALSGGAVWVPGNFHLDRAGLADTRDKARAYLDATVGDRVPDARKDAYLDHGPRMVREFHDRTEIRFMYTPGYPDYFPEAQGGMAQGRSVEPCIADFRSLGDLAGSMRRAGLPTYGLTMTSYDFRFLNMVGRTWAGKRRSVRVGLRALGALATGRRLLSLGEALIARMRLSLDRLGGDLWLSAPLTGLTTDPAGRVSGVRVLRAGREVTVAARGGVVLAAGGFSHDQELREKHLPAPTSTAWTHAAEGQNGDALRLGGELGAATDLLDKVWGAPSVCPPGEKPFFLVADRGIPGMVIVNGAGERYANEALPYHAFVDRMYAADRPGATTVPSWLVLDARSKSRYLFTGLFPGQPFPKNWLESGFVKKADTVEELARAIGAPGLPATVHRFNTFAQAGVDRDFGRGESVYDRYYGDPTLPNPNLAPIEKGPFYAVPVHPGDIGTKGGLVTDTEGRVLREDCSPIAGLYAAGNCSAAVMGETYPGPGATIGPAMAFGWAAANAIARSLED; translated from the coding sequence ATGACAAGCGAGTACGCCTACGACGTGGTCGTCGTCGGATCCGGCGCCGCCGGGTTCGCCGCCGCCGTCACCGCCCGGCTGCGGGGCCTGAGCGTCCTCGTCGTCGAGAAGACCGACAAGTACGGCGGCTCCACCGCCCTGTCCGGCGGCGCCGTCTGGGTCCCCGGCAACTTCCACCTCGACCGCGCCGGCCTCGCCGACACCCGCGACAAGGCCCGCGCCTACCTCGACGCCACCGTCGGCGACCGGGTCCCGGACGCCCGCAAGGACGCCTACCTCGACCACGGGCCGCGCATGGTCCGGGAGTTCCACGACCGCACCGAGATCCGCTTCATGTACACCCCCGGCTACCCGGACTACTTCCCCGAGGCCCAGGGCGGCATGGCACAGGGCCGCTCCGTCGAGCCGTGCATCGCCGACTTCAGAAGCCTCGGCGACTTGGCCGGCTCCATGCGCCGGGCCGGACTGCCCACCTACGGGCTGACCATGACCTCCTACGACTTCCGCTTCCTGAACATGGTCGGCCGCACCTGGGCCGGCAAGCGGCGCTCCGTCCGGGTCGGCCTGCGCGCGCTCGGAGCCCTGGCCACCGGCCGCAGGCTCCTCTCCCTCGGCGAGGCGCTCATCGCCCGCATGCGGCTCTCCCTGGACCGGCTGGGCGGCGACCTGTGGCTGTCGGCGCCCCTGACCGGCCTGACCACCGACCCGGCCGGGCGGGTGAGCGGCGTACGGGTCCTGCGCGCCGGGCGGGAGGTGACCGTGGCGGCACGGGGCGGAGTGGTCCTGGCCGCGGGCGGCTTCTCGCACGACCAGGAGCTGCGCGAGAAGCACCTGCCCGCGCCCACGTCCACCGCGTGGACGCACGCCGCGGAGGGCCAGAACGGCGACGCCCTGCGGCTGGGAGGGGAACTGGGAGCCGCCACCGACCTGCTGGACAAGGTGTGGGGCGCGCCGTCGGTGTGCCCGCCGGGGGAGAAGCCCTTCTTCCTCGTCGCCGACCGGGGCATCCCGGGCATGGTCATCGTCAACGGGGCGGGGGAGCGGTACGCCAACGAGGCCCTGCCCTACCACGCGTTCGTCGACCGGATGTACGCCGCCGACCGGCCCGGGGCGACGACCGTGCCGTCCTGGCTGGTCCTCGACGCCCGCTCCAAGTCCCGCTACCTCTTCACGGGCCTCTTCCCCGGACAGCCCTTCCCCAAGAACTGGCTGGAGAGCGGCTTCGTGAAGAAGGCCGACACCGTGGAGGAGCTGGCCCGCGCCATCGGCGCACCGGGCCTGCCCGCGACGGTCCACCGCTTCAACACCTTCGCGCAGGCGGGCGTCGACCGGGACTTCGGGCGCGGCGAGAGCGTCTACGACCGCTACTACGGTGACCCGACGCTGCCCAACCCCAACCTGGCGCCGATCGAGAAGGGCCCCTTCTACGCGGTCCCCGTGCACCCGGGGGACATCGGCACCAAGGGCGGACTGGTCACCGACACCGAAGGCCGGGTGCTGCGCGAGGACTGCTCGCCGATCGCGGGGCTCTACGCCGCGGGCAACTGCTCGGCGGCGGTGATGGGGGAGACCTACCCCGGGCCGGGCGCGACGATCGGACCCGCGATGGCCTTCGGATGGGCCGCCGCCAACGCGATCGCGCGCTCCCTGGAGGACTGA
- a CDS encoding zinc ribbon domain-containing protein, which translates to MTHNGRRGSPIEHGFPHLETVRTALTALVRRLSADGVRAYDTSFAPADAAFGAADDLHLGAHRVASAMVRALRLPDARIVVGFRAMEEAATVELTAGPEYFVEVNDRFRTHRRDLAAALAHEVTHVLLHRLDLRFPATADNEILTDTAAACLGAGWLLLDAYREDELTHQKLGYLTPEEFGFVLAKRGLLLGGEDLSAWFTSPQAYEAYVRGRALARRDLTRAPLAAAGRPERRRYLRDRRAGATAPRHGAAYRFEEHADGLRVAFPCPVCGQRLRLPAGRGPLRARCGLCRTVLECET; encoded by the coding sequence CACGGCCCTCACCGCACTGGTGCGGAGGCTCTCCGCCGACGGGGTCCGCGCCTACGACACGTCCTTCGCCCCCGCCGACGCGGCCTTCGGTGCCGCCGACGACCTCCACCTCGGCGCGCACCGGGTGGCGTCCGCGATGGTCCGCGCGCTGCGTCTGCCCGACGCGCGCATCGTGGTGGGCTTCCGCGCGATGGAGGAGGCGGCCACCGTGGAACTGACGGCCGGTCCCGAGTACTTCGTCGAGGTCAACGACCGCTTCCGCACGCACCGCCGCGATCTGGCGGCGGCCCTCGCCCACGAGGTCACCCACGTCCTGCTGCACCGCCTGGACCTGCGTTTTCCCGCCACCGCGGACAACGAGATCCTCACCGACACCGCCGCCGCCTGCCTCGGCGCGGGCTGGCTGCTGCTCGACGCCTACCGGGAGGACGAGCTCACCCACCAGAAGCTCGGCTACCTCACCCCGGAGGAGTTCGGCTTCGTCCTCGCCAAGCGCGGGCTGCTCCTCGGCGGCGAGGACCTCTCCGCCTGGTTCACCAGCCCGCAGGCGTACGAGGCGTACGTGCGCGGCCGCGCCCTGGCCCGGCGGGACCTGACCCGGGCCCCCCTGGCGGCCGCCGGCCGACCGGAGCGGCGCCGCTACCTCCGGGACCGCAGGGCGGGCGCGACGGCTCCGCGGCACGGGGCGGCGTACCGTTTCGAGGAGCACGCCGACGGGCTGCGCGTGGCCTTCCCCTGCCCGGTGTGCGGGCAGCGGCTGCGCCTGCCGGCCGGCCGCGGTCCGCTCCGGGCCCGCTGCGGGCTGTGCCGCACGGTGCTGGAGTGCGAAACCTGA